Proteins encoded together in one Heliomicrobium undosum window:
- the dnaN gene encoding DNA polymerase III subunit beta: MEFSCSRAELLEAVNAVSRAVSSKATTPVLSGIYLEAHDEALRLVATDMELGIEYTIPVRTMRTGSTVVNARIFNEMARRLPEGPITFFVNEENPALKVRYHGSELTLNTMNPQEFPLLPAILDGDRLIVNQGQFKEMTRLVAFAASSDESRPWFTGVLWDIQPEEIRWVATDTHRLALLSGQAVEMSVNQSRQVILHGKTLSDVARLLPDEEGPLQITLTRSQALLETDRLRVILRIIEGQYPKYQQVIPRDHKTRLTIPVKALAEAVDRASLASIGKEGSNIIKLSSEGNLLTIRSNSPEVGHIYEEVFVDINGDPIPIAFNFRYLQDVLKVIDTEQVRLDLSGTLAPGLLRPVGEERYLYLIVPVRTI, encoded by the coding sequence ATGGAGTTTTCCTGTTCCCGGGCCGAACTGCTGGAAGCGGTCAACGCGGTGTCGCGCGCCGTTTCCTCCAAAGCGACCACGCCGGTGTTGAGCGGCATCTACTTGGAGGCTCATGACGAGGCGCTGCGTCTCGTCGCCACCGATATGGAACTGGGCATCGAATACACCATTCCTGTCCGTACAATGCGGACAGGCAGCACTGTCGTCAACGCGCGCATTTTCAACGAGATGGCCCGCCGGTTGCCGGAAGGCCCCATCACTTTTTTTGTCAATGAGGAAAATCCGGCCCTGAAAGTCCGCTATCATGGATCGGAATTGACCTTGAATACGATGAACCCGCAGGAATTTCCGCTGCTGCCGGCGATCTTGGACGGTGATCGACTGATCGTCAATCAGGGGCAGTTTAAAGAGATGACGCGTCTGGTCGCCTTCGCTGCGTCAAGCGATGAATCGCGCCCCTGGTTTACGGGGGTGCTCTGGGATATCCAGCCGGAAGAGATCCGCTGGGTGGCTACCGACACCCACCGTCTGGCCCTCTTATCCGGCCAGGCTGTGGAGATGAGCGTCAACCAGTCGCGACAGGTGATCCTCCACGGCAAGACCCTCTCCGATGTGGCACGGCTGCTGCCCGATGAAGAAGGGCCGCTGCAGATCACCCTGACCCGTTCCCAGGCGCTCCTGGAAACGGACCGCCTGCGCGTCATCCTGCGCATCATCGAAGGCCAGTACCCAAAATACCAGCAGGTGATCCCGCGGGATCACAAGACCCGCCTGACGATCCCTGTCAAAGCCCTGGCCGAGGCGGTAGACCGGGCCTCCCTGGCCTCCATCGGCAAGGAGGGTTCCAATATCATCAAATTGTCGTCAGAGGGAAACCTGTTGACGATCCGTTCCAACTCGCCCGAGGTGGGTCATATCTATGAAGAGGTCTTTGTGGATATCAACGGCGATCCGATCCCCATCGCCTTCAACTTCCGCTACCTTCAGGATGTGCTGAAGGTCATCGACACGGAACAGGTGCGGCTCGACCTGTCCGGAACGCTGGCGCCCGGACTCTTGCGGCCTGTCGGAGAAGAGCGCTACCTCTACCTGATCGTGCCTGTCCGGACGATTTAA
- the recF gene encoding DNA replication/repair protein RecF (All proteins in this family for which functions are known are DNA-binding proteins that assist the filamentation of RecA onto DNA for the initiation of recombination or recombinational repair.) → MQIQAIELAHFRNYRGLQVDFTPGVNIFVGANGQGKTNLLESIALLSGGGSHRDARDAEMVQWQEEFYRIKAMGTADGQTVGLELAFGGERRKLAKVNGRKLRRIADLSETLNTVVFSPEDLSLVKGSPAQRRRFLDRELSQASPAYGDVLSRYARVLTQRNNLLRRLREGAATAVELELWDEQLALPAVETLARRLDGLARIAPYARQIYRGLSRDKEQLELTYRSSFPLPDDRSRWLEAYRKALQERRAEEIARQATLTGPHRDDLQLFLNGRDARIYGSQGQQRSIALSLKLAEIAFIHQIKREYPLVLLDDVMSELDPDRRQQLLSELESKNIQVFITTTHLHAFSPEQLGRAGIYRVQAGQLSRSDE, encoded by the coding sequence GTGCAAATCCAAGCGATCGAGTTGGCCCATTTTCGCAATTACCGGGGACTGCAGGTCGACTTTACGCCCGGGGTGAACATCTTCGTCGGGGCTAACGGACAGGGCAAGACGAACCTCCTCGAATCGATCGCCCTCTTGAGCGGCGGCGGGTCTCATCGCGACGCCCGGGACGCCGAGATGGTCCAGTGGCAGGAAGAGTTTTACCGGATCAAGGCCATGGGGACGGCCGACGGTCAGACTGTCGGCCTTGAACTCGCTTTTGGCGGCGAGCGGCGGAAATTGGCCAAGGTCAACGGCCGCAAATTGCGCCGCATCGCCGATCTGTCAGAAACGTTGAATACGGTCGTCTTTTCGCCGGAAGATCTGTCGCTGGTCAAGGGTTCGCCGGCCCAGCGGCGGCGATTTTTGGATCGCGAGTTGTCTCAGGCATCGCCAGCCTATGGTGATGTCCTATCCCGTTATGCCCGGGTGCTTACCCAGCGCAACAACCTGCTTCGGCGACTGCGGGAGGGGGCAGCGACGGCGGTCGAGTTGGAATTGTGGGATGAACAACTGGCCCTGCCGGCGGTGGAGACATTGGCCCGTCGCTTGGATGGTTTGGCCCGCATCGCTCCCTACGCACGGCAGATCTATCGCGGCCTCAGCCGTGACAAGGAGCAACTGGAACTGACCTATCGCTCCTCCTTTCCCTTGCCTGATGATCGGTCCCGTTGGCTGGAGGCTTACCGCAAGGCCTTACAAGAGCGGCGCGCCGAGGAGATCGCCCGGCAGGCGACCCTGACGGGGCCGCATCGCGATGACCTGCAACTGTTCCTCAACGGGCGGGACGCCCGTATCTACGGATCCCAGGGGCAGCAGCGATCGATCGCCTTGTCGCTGAAACTGGCCGAGATCGCCTTCATCCACCAGATCAAGAGAGAGTACCCCCTGGTCCTGCTCGATGACGTGATGAGTGAGCTTGATCCCGATCGGCGGCAGCAATTGCTGTCCGAATTGGAGAGTAAAAATATCCAGGTATTTATCACCACCACCCATTTGCACGCCTTCTCGCCGGAGCAACTGGGCCGGGCCGGCATCTACCGCGTCCAGGCGGGACAGCTTTCTCGAAGCGATGAATAG
- the remB gene encoding extracellular matrix regulator RemB has translation MFLHLGGEVIVPKEEIVAIIDLESSSQAATTKEFLSTVHDEGFVKRIAEEGKEKSFIVTTKYIYLSPISSTTLMKRGNNIKAMLKAWEESQR, from the coding sequence ATGTTCCTGCATCTTGGCGGGGAGGTCATCGTCCCCAAAGAGGAGATCGTCGCCATCATCGATCTCGAATCGTCCAGCCAGGCGGCAACGACGAAGGAGTTTTTGAGCACCGTCCACGACGAGGGCTTCGTCAAGCGCATCGCGGAAGAGGGAAAGGAAAAGTCCTTCATCGTCACCACCAAATACATCTATCTGTCCCCCATCTCATCGACGACCTTGATGAAACGGGGCAATAACATCAAAGCGATGCTCAAAGCCTGGGAGGAGAGCCAGCGATAG
- the gyrB gene encoding DNA topoisomerase (ATP-hydrolyzing) subunit B, with product MAEQDTWTVSGASNYDASQIQVLEGLEAVRRRPGMYIGSTSARGLHHLVYEIVDNSIDEALAGYCDTIDVIIHEDNSVEVSDNGRGIPVDIHPKMGKPAVEVALTVLHAGGKFGGEGYKVSGGLHGVGLSVVNALSEKLQVTVRRNGKIHEQHYERGVAVSELRVVGQSKETGTTVYFKPDPQIFEELEYSYDTLSHRLRELSFLNRGVKITLVDRRSDQESVFAHSGGIIDFVKFLNRNKDAVHNEVIYFQTEKDTVHVEMALQYNDGYAENVFSYANNINTQEGGTHEAGFKTALTRVVNEYARRLNQLKDSENNLSGEDIREGITAVISVKVREPQFEGQTKTKLGNSEVRGITDSCVTEGVGTYLEEHPSVAKRIIEKAIGAMRAREAARKARELTRRKSALESTSLPGKLADCSFKDPSLCEIYIVEGDSAGGSAKQGRDRRFQAILPLRGKILNVEKARLDKVLSNEEIRALITAMGTGIGEDFDLGKARYHRICLMTDADVDGSHIRTLLLTFFYRHMKPLIENGYVYIAQPPLYQVKKSRDVRYFYHDNELNRHLEKTGRDGITIQRYKGLGEMNPEQLWETTMDPENRTILQVSLEDAAEAELIFTTLMGDRVEPRREFIQTHAKDVRNLDI from the coding sequence GTGGCTGAACAGGATACCTGGACTGTCAGCGGCGCGTCGAATTACGACGCCAGTCAGATACAAGTGCTCGAAGGTCTGGAGGCCGTTCGCCGTCGACCGGGCATGTACATCGGTTCAACCAGTGCCCGGGGCCTGCATCATCTGGTTTATGAGATCGTCGACAACTCCATCGACGAGGCCTTGGCCGGCTACTGTGACACCATCGACGTGATCATCCACGAGGACAACAGCGTCGAGGTGTCTGACAACGGCCGCGGCATCCCCGTCGATATTCACCCCAAAATGGGCAAACCGGCCGTTGAAGTGGCTTTGACGGTGTTGCACGCCGGCGGCAAGTTCGGCGGCGAAGGATACAAGGTCTCCGGCGGCCTCCACGGCGTCGGTCTCTCCGTCGTCAACGCCCTGTCCGAAAAACTGCAGGTGACGGTGCGCCGCAACGGCAAGATCCATGAGCAGCATTATGAACGTGGCGTCGCCGTCTCCGAATTGCGCGTCGTCGGTCAGTCAAAAGAAACGGGCACCACCGTCTATTTCAAACCGGATCCGCAGATTTTCGAGGAATTGGAATACAGCTACGATACCCTCTCCCATCGCCTGCGGGAGCTCTCTTTCCTCAACCGCGGCGTAAAGATCACCCTGGTGGACCGACGATCGGATCAGGAGAGCGTCTTTGCCCACAGCGGCGGCATCATCGATTTCGTCAAATTTTTGAACCGCAACAAGGACGCCGTCCACAACGAGGTCATCTACTTCCAGACGGAAAAGGACACCGTTCACGTGGAAATGGCCTTGCAATATAACGACGGCTACGCGGAAAACGTGTTTTCCTACGCTAACAACATCAACACCCAGGAGGGCGGCACCCATGAGGCCGGCTTCAAGACGGCCCTCACCCGGGTGGTCAACGAGTACGCCCGCCGCCTCAATCAACTCAAGGACAGCGAAAACAACCTGTCCGGCGAAGACATCCGGGAAGGCATCACCGCCGTCATTTCGGTGAAGGTCAGAGAACCCCAGTTCGAGGGCCAGACGAAGACCAAGTTGGGCAACTCGGAGGTGCGGGGCATCACCGATTCCTGTGTCACCGAGGGCGTCGGCACCTACCTGGAGGAGCATCCTTCTGTCGCCAAGCGGATCATCGAAAAGGCCATCGGCGCCATGCGGGCCCGCGAAGCGGCGCGCAAAGCCCGGGAACTGACCCGCCGCAAGTCGGCCCTCGAATCGACCTCCCTGCCGGGCAAGCTGGCTGACTGCTCCTTCAAGGATCCCTCCCTCTGCGAAATCTACATTGTCGAGGGCGACTCCGCCGGCGGCAGCGCCAAACAGGGCCGGGACCGGCGCTTCCAGGCGATCCTGCCCTTGCGCGGCAAAATCCTGAACGTGGAAAAGGCCCGGCTGGACAAGGTGCTCTCCAACGAGGAGATCCGGGCGCTCATCACGGCTATGGGCACCGGCATCGGCGAGGACTTTGATCTGGGCAAGGCGCGCTACCACCGCATCTGCCTGATGACCGACGCCGACGTGGACGGCAGCCACATCCGGACGTTGTTGCTCACCTTCTTCTACCGACACATGAAGCCGTTGATTGAAAACGGTTATGTCTATATCGCTCAGCCGCCCCTCTACCAGGTAAAAAAGAGCCGCGATGTGCGTTACTTCTACCATGACAACGAGCTCAACCGCCACCTGGAGAAGACGGGTCGCGACGGCATCACCATCCAGCGCTACAAAGGTCTCGGTGAGATGAACCCGGAACAACTCTGGGAGACGACAATGGATCCCGAGAACCGGACGATCCTGCAGGTCTCTTTAGAGGACGCCGCCGAGGCGGAACTGATCTTCACCACCCTCATGGGCGACCGAGTGGAGCCGCGGCGGGAGTTCATCCAGACCCATGCCAAGGACGTGCGGAACCTGGATATTTGA
- a CDS encoding CaiB/BaiF CoA transferase family protein, whose amino-acid sequence MKVLDLSRLAPGPFCSLLLADLGADVLKIEAPDKGDYLRTLFPPVREQSDFFLSLNRNKRSMVVNIKTEAGRRIIEALAAESDVLLEGFRPGVMERLGLGYPSLKAKNEGLIYCAISGYGQDGPYRDLAGHDLNYLALGGLLDLIGLKQGPPAIPAVPLSDLISGLLASIAVLAAMENRHRTGKGQYIDLAMLDAVVAMMGHYVTRFGATGEIPQRGRGPIAGALPRYNVYETADGRYMALAALEDHFWQRFCAAVERMDLTELGDGEDDCRRGMDALSALFRTKTQAEWAAFFHNRDVCCTPVQDVEQVIADPQVRSRAMVFHSVHPTEGLLTETGFPFRFSDTPSRCRRYSPSLGEHTEEVLRELGYGEEAIAELKRGGVVQQYEKSEP is encoded by the coding sequence GTGAAAGTCCTCGACTTGTCCCGCCTGGCGCCAGGTCCTTTTTGCTCGTTGCTGCTGGCCGATCTGGGGGCTGATGTGCTAAAAATCGAGGCGCCCGACAAGGGGGATTATTTGCGGACGCTCTTTCCGCCGGTTAGGGAACAGAGCGATTTTTTTCTGAGCCTGAACCGGAACAAGCGGAGCATGGTCGTCAACATCAAGACCGAAGCAGGACGGCGGATCATCGAAGCACTGGCCGCCGAGAGCGATGTGTTGCTGGAGGGCTTCCGTCCCGGCGTCATGGAACGTCTGGGTTTGGGTTACCCATCGCTAAAAGCGAAAAATGAGGGGCTCATCTATTGCGCTATCTCCGGCTATGGCCAGGATGGGCCCTACCGGGATCTGGCCGGTCATGACCTTAACTACCTCGCCCTGGGCGGTCTGTTGGATCTGATCGGGTTGAAGCAGGGGCCGCCGGCGATCCCCGCCGTGCCCCTTTCGGATCTGATCAGCGGCCTGCTTGCGTCCATTGCGGTCCTGGCTGCGATGGAAAATCGTCACCGCACGGGAAAAGGCCAGTACATCGATCTGGCCATGTTGGACGCTGTCGTGGCGATGATGGGCCACTACGTGACCCGCTTCGGGGCGACGGGAGAGATCCCGCAGCGGGGGAGGGGACCGATCGCCGGAGCGCTGCCCCGCTACAACGTCTATGAGACAGCCGATGGACGCTACATGGCGTTGGCCGCCTTAGAGGACCACTTTTGGCAGCGCTTTTGCGCCGCCGTCGAGCGGATGGACCTGACCGAACTCGGCGATGGGGAGGACGACTGCCGGCGGGGAATGGACGCGTTGTCCGCTCTCTTCCGGACGAAGACACAAGCGGAGTGGGCCGCTTTTTTCCACAACCGCGATGTCTGCTGCACCCCGGTGCAGGATGTGGAACAGGTCATCGCCGACCCGCAGGTAAGGAGCCGGGCGATGGTCTTTCATTCGGTCCATCCCACGGAGGGCTTGCTCACGGAGACGGGCTTTCCGTTCAGATTCTCCGACACGCCGAGCCGCTGTCGGCGTTATTCTCCGTCTCTCGGGGAGCACACCGAGGAGGTGCTGCGCGAGCTGGGGTATGGGGAAGAAGCGATCGCTGAACTGAAGCGCGGCGGGGTTGTCCAGCAGTACGAAAAAAGTGAGCCATGA
- a CDS encoding acyl-CoA dehydrogenase, translated as MIFRLSEEQEMLRQTVRDFADSKIAPKAAEMDEQETYDRSFWEGMAELGLTGIPFSDRYGGAGMDHLSYAIAVEELSRVCASSGVLLSAHTSLCAWPIDAFGTDEQKEKYLTPLAEGRSVGAFGLTEPGAGSDAGSLKTTAVRDADGYVLNGTKIFITNAEWADVYVVIAATDPAKKHRGTTAFIVEKGTPGFSFGKKEHKMGIRASSTYELVFDNCRIPEENRLGEEGQGFKIAMMTLDGGRIGIAAQALGIAQGAFDQALAYSKTREQFGKPISANQGLQWMLADMATAIEAARLLVYQAAYLKEAGLPYSKQSAMAKLYASEAAMSVTTRAVQIHGGYGYTREYPVERMMRDAKITEIYEGTSEIQRTVIAAALLK; from the coding sequence ATGATTTTTCGTCTTTCCGAGGAACAGGAGATGCTGCGCCAGACGGTGCGCGATTTTGCCGATTCGAAGATCGCCCCCAAGGCGGCAGAGATGGATGAGCAGGAGACCTATGATCGCTCCTTCTGGGAGGGCATGGCCGAGTTGGGATTGACGGGGATCCCTTTTTCAGACCGCTACGGCGGGGCGGGGATGGATCACCTGAGCTACGCCATCGCGGTGGAAGAGCTGAGCCGTGTCTGCGCCTCTTCCGGTGTACTTCTTTCCGCCCATACCTCCCTGTGCGCCTGGCCCATCGACGCCTTCGGCACGGATGAGCAGAAAGAAAAATATCTGACGCCCCTCGCCGAGGGACGCTCTGTGGGGGCCTTCGGGCTGACGGAGCCGGGCGCCGGTTCAGATGCCGGTTCGCTCAAAACAACGGCTGTTCGGGACGCCGACGGCTATGTCTTGAATGGGACCAAGATCTTCATCACCAATGCCGAATGGGCCGATGTCTATGTGGTGATCGCCGCCACCGACCCGGCGAAAAAGCACCGAGGGACGACGGCCTTTATCGTGGAAAAGGGAACGCCTGGGTTCAGCTTCGGAAAAAAAGAACATAAGATGGGGATCCGCGCCTCCAGCACCTATGAACTCGTCTTTGACAACTGCCGAATCCCGGAGGAAAACCGTCTGGGCGAGGAGGGGCAAGGGTTTAAAATCGCCATGATGACCCTCGACGGCGGTCGCATCGGCATCGCCGCCCAGGCCCTGGGGATCGCCCAGGGCGCTTTTGACCAGGCCTTGGCTTACAGCAAGACGCGGGAACAGTTCGGCAAGCCGATCAGCGCCAACCAGGGGCTCCAGTGGATGCTGGCCGATATGGCCACGGCCATTGAAGCGGCCCGCCTGCTCGTTTACCAAGCCGCCTATCTCAAAGAAGCCGGCCTTCCCTACAGCAAGCAATCGGCCATGGCGAAGCTCTACGCCTCGGAAGCAGCCATGTCCGTGACCACCAGGGCGGTCCAGATCCATGGCGGATACGGATATACCCGGGAATATCCTGTCGAGCGGATGATGCGCGACGCCAAGATCACCGAGATTTACGAAGGCACCAGCGAGATCCAGCGCACCGTCATCGCCGCCGCGTTGTTGAAATAA